AATTCAAAGTAAGGTATATCGAGTACTGGTTGTTCAATCGTGGCAATACCTACCCAAGCGTGCCAGGTAAGGTAAGCGTACCAAATCATGCCAAACTACCTACCgaagggagaaaagaaaaataataattacaTAGGTAGTTACGGTAAAATGGGTTTCTGTCTTCTTCGATACTTCTTATGCCAATGATGCGCAAATCATTGACAACCGACGTTGTCAACTTGACATAAACTAGCAAATAAAGCATCGAACTACCGAACTATCGATCATCACATCTTTGGGATGGGAGTCGGGCCGGCACATTATTGGCAACAATTTCATACTCTTTGGTATCCCACTTACTTTGAGTCAACATTAACTTCGTCTCTTTAGGATCATCATTGTCCAAAAGTCGCTACATTCTTCGCTCAGTCTTCAACGGACTCCAATCAAGTGGACTTCTTGCGAATTTAAACTATTTCTTCGTCGTGAACGAAGTGCGAATTGGATTACTTATTGTACGACTACGAAACAATCAAACCGCCGGCTCCGAGCCCAACACAGAAACATCAACGGGCATCGCGTATGTTTCgtctttcatcttcatcttcgataATATACAAAGTCTTCTGGCATACGGTCCTGAATCGCGATGGCAAGctgtggaagaggaaaagataTCTAACACAATTGCCATTCTGCAATCCACTGCTGGAGCTAAACAAGCAAATAACCAAACAAACAATGTATGAGAGTTTAGGGAAGTTACAATGGGGCTGAAATATGGATTATAATACTGCCATGGAAGATTACGTCGTACCATTTTCTCGGGCTTAGCTGCCTCGGTGACTTTGTGCCATGAGAATTGATACCCGATTTCTCAACCACGAACGCCGCAGTCTATGTAATAAGTGCTGGGTCGGATGATCTTCAAATACCTGTGAAACCCATCCATAAGCATCTGTCTTCTTATCATCATGGACGCGTTGACAAATCACATTTCGGTCGAAGATTCGCATCTGTCTTTAATTGCAGCAAGAATAGACAATATGCCACTGACTATCGGACTCTGAGTCGAAAGCATGCTGGTTGACACTTCTTACGGCATATTCAACGTTACCTAAGTTACCTAACACTTGGCGTGCCTGAATATTGCTGGTCTGTTTCAGATCAAGATGTCAAAATGGCACCACTCTGCAGGAAATACGCCAATTCTGTCAAAGACCAAGACTGTGAGTTGCGTGCTTTACTTTTGATAATAGTAATCTTTATTCTCACATAGTCATGCGGATACATTATACCTCGAATGTCACACAAGGTACAATTATGTATTACTACAAGTAATAAAAACATGGTTATCCTGGTAATCCTATTTCATCAACTTGTTCAACATGGCATTTCGTTTGGACTTCTTTGACattattcatccatcctctTAGTTTTGTGGAGTTTGCAATCTTTCAGATGAACATTCAAATACCGATATTCGATGTGGAGGTCCTTGTTGAAAATCATCCGTGTTCGAGACTATCTGATAATCTTTTGCTTACCAACGTCGAATTCATGACGAAAGCCAAGCAGCATtcatatattcttaatttacatttttgatctttttacTGGGGATGAGTTCGGAGCTCCACAAATCCTTTGCCTTTTTTTCGCAGAGCTTTCGGACTTCCgtttatgattttttttttaataaaatttcattGGGTGTCACTCAATCTGCGAGCGATTGGTTTCAATGgttcatcctcttctttcaattATAGTGTAATTATCTCCTGTCAAACTTCATTCTGATGATAAGACACAAGCTAGTAGCTTGAAGCCTCGAACAACAATGCTTACAAAGGACAATACTTTGTGGGGACCAATTGTGTATCACCACAAGGTGGTTTATATTGCTTTGCCAATCTTCTGGGGATCAAAAATGACTCCATTTGACTTTTCTGCGCACCCACATGCCACCACTCATCGTTCATTTGACTCTCTGCGCATCCACATACCTCCGCCCATCGTTGATCCTTTCTTTGAGCCTGTGAGCTTGTCTTCATTCGAATTTTTACCTCTGATATATTTTCCCATTATCAAGCAGAAACTAATCCTCAACCCCTGTTCCATCATTCTCGCGTTGCCCCAGCCAAAGATTGTATCATGGATTTGGTAGGCCTTGAAGATGATGTATTGCTTCTGGAATTATTTTTGGAAATCTATTTAGCTTCTTTTCATCCTGTCACACAAGCTTCGCCACGCGTCAAACATTTGTGCATGATTCAATTTGAGACGGTGCCATGTTGATGATCTCGAATGGTCTGCAAAATCCCTTGGCTTCTCCAATCGTTCACTAGTGGTTTCACGGACTCACACTACAGCCTCTAAGTGAAGAACAATTTCATACCACAAACAACGATCTGaataattctattaaaaTTCGAAAACTCTAgtgaattatttgaaatctatgTTTATGATATAAAATCATAGAAATAACATATTCTATcagaattgaattcaaaaaagagaattcaagctttaattatagaatttactTCTCACAAAAGTATCTTAATacagaaatatattattacagGTGTTAAGatcaaaagcttttaaatttgaataatttttttaatattattatattctgaCACTTAATAAACTACTATTGATAATTTAACTAATTTGTAATCagttttcaaatttcaatcgaaTTATTGGAATCGCTGTTTTTTGTGTGAAATCATGCTTGACTGTCATACTGCCTCGTGAGTCTACACCCACCGGTCGTctaattgttgattttgctTATGGATTTTCCATGCCATGGTGTTGATGGAGCCTTTTATCTGCCGGGTCATGACTTTGAGGAAACATCGAAAGCACCAATCGAGAGACTGGCAGGCGATCATATATTTGTTTGGATCCAGGATTAACGTCCCCAACAGCCGAGTGTCGTGGGCTGCATTATTAGTTCATTTTTCATTACCCAAGAAACCTTCCATGATTTTCCTTGCCGATTCCCTGCATatgctttttgaaaaagtcaattgataattaattcatttttgtCATTGGCTTACGATCGAAATTCGTGCCACGCACAATTTTATTTGCCTTATTAGTAACACCTACGCAACACCTGCGTTTAGTTGCATGGTAGGCGATGTCTCGGCTTCTTATTGATGAGTGATCTGTGATTCCAAGGGTGTGGTTCCATGCGTTTGTCTGGAAGCTTGATTTGCGTGATTTGATTTCTCATGGATCCATCGAGGAGGGGATGCAATCATCCTACCTTGCGGTTATTCCAGTACTTCTCAGGAATTGGCGCCATAACTTTCTAGTTATATAAAGGCTCTCTGAACTCACCTTCTCACTATTTTGTAACGTTAGCTTTTCTTTGAAGCCAGCAGACTTGTATCATAGATTTCGTTAAGATGTACTTGGCAACAGTCCTAAGCCTCGTAGGCTTAGTCACCGCTCAATGTCCATACGGAATGGACAAGCAACCCCAAAAGCGCGAACCTAAAGATTCTCAAACCAGTAGTTCTAATTTTCTAGACCAGTTCACATTAAATGACACCAATACATACTTCACTACCGATGCAGGCGGGCCTATACAAGAGGACACCAGTTTAAAAGCTGGTGCAAGAGGCCCGACACTActtgaagattttatttttcgtCAAAAGATACAACATTTCGATCATGAACGGGTATACGATTATTTATCTTTAGTCAATGATTCTACTAACTTATTGTAAAGGTACCAGAACGTGCCGTACACGCCAGAGGTGCCGGTAAGCACTGCGTTATATCTTTGGGTAGATTATTACTGACATTCTTGTAGGTGCACATGGTATTTTCACAAGTTATGGAAATTATAGCAACATAACGGCAGCTAGCTTTCTGAATCAAGAAGGTAAAGAGACACCCGTCTTTGTACGATTTTCTACTGTTGCCGGAAGTCGAGGTAGCGCTGATACTGCACGCGACGTCCATGGTTTTGCTACTAGGTTCTATACCGATGAAGGGAATTTTGGTAACAACAAATTGTTCTCATCTCAATAATGCTGAAAACTTACGAAATTCTAGATATTGTTGGGAATAATATTCCTGTTTTCTTCATTCAGGATGCAATCCTTTTCCCCGACTTGATTCACGCTGTCAAACCATCTCCAGACAACGAAATACCTCAAGCAGCAACAGCACACGATTCTGCTTGGGACTTTTTTAGTCAGCAACCAAGTTCACTGCACACACTCTTTTGGGCCATGGCCGGAAACGGAATTCCAAGATCATTCCGCCacatggatggatttggtaTCCACACATTTCGCTTGGTTACAGATTCTGGTACTTCCAAACTGGTCAAGTGGCATTGGAAGAGTAAACAAGGAAAGGCAAGCTTGGTCTGGGAGGAAGCTCAGGTACTCGCGGGAAAAAATGCAGATTTCCACAGAAAAGATTTGTGGGATGCTATTGAGAGCGGCAATGGCCCTGAATGGGAACTCGGGATTCAGATcgtggaggaagaagatgtgtTGAAGTTTGGATTTGATCTTTTGGACCCCACCAAGATCCTTCCTGAAGAGCTTGTTCCAGTCCAAAAGATTGGAGTCATGAGATTAAATGCCAATCCTCGAAATTACTTCGCGGAAACAGAGCAAGTTATGGTAAGAGATTTTCTGCATCCTGAAAGACTAGCCTATTCAAAACTTTGGATTGAAGTCAAACAACCAAAGACTTTAAAATTTCTAAACGATTTAATTGTTGTTCTGTTATTCGGGCTATTTGAAACAATATGGAAGTTATCATGCTGATAGTAGGTAATTTAGTTCCAACCAGGGCACATAGTGCGTGGTATTGATTTTACGGATGATCCACTTCTTCAAGGACGCATCTTTTCATACTTGGATACACAACTAAATCGTCATGGTGGACCAAATTTCGAGCAATTACCTATCAATCGCCCAATTGTTCCTGTTCACAACAACAATCGCGATGGTGCAGCGCAGCAATATATCCCTCTTAACACAGCTGCTTATTCCCCTAACACTCTCAATGATGCGGCTCCAAAGCAAGCAAATCAAACAGTGGGTAGAGGATTCTTCACAGCTCCTGGAAGAACGGTCTCAGGTCATCTAGTAAGAGAGGTGTCGTCAACCTTCTCAGACGTTTGGTCTCAACCCAGGCTATTCTACAATTCTCTCATCCCAGTAGAACAACAATTCCTCATTAACGCGATCCGATTCGAAACGTCCCAACTTACATCCAGCGTTGTGAAATCAAATGTTCTCATTCAGTTGAATCGCGTTTCACACGATCTTGCTGCACGCGTCGCTTCAGTTTTGAATCTACCAGTTCCAGAAGCAGATAACACTTACTATAATGATAACAAAACTTCCTCCATCACAATATTTGGCAATGAACTCCCAACGATAGCAACACTAAATGTCGGAGTGTTGGTGAGTGTTAAGAACAATGCGACTTTAACACAAGCAGCCAATCTTGCAACATCGTTTTCGACATCCGGGGTAAACGTCAAAGTCATAGGAGAAATCTTGACAAACGGAGTAGATGCCACTTATAGCGCATCGGATGCGACACTGTTTGATGGTATTATTGTAACTGATGGTGCCGAGAATTTGTTCACAAACGGTTCAAAATCAACGTACTTCCCGGCTGACCGACCTCGTCAGATCTTGTTGGATGCGTACAATTGGGGAAAGCCTGTGGGAACTTTGGGAAATGCGAGAACGTCATTAAATGTTGCGTCAATCTCCACTAAACCAGGCGTGTACAGTAATTCAACGAGTGTGAGTGGCCTTGTTAAGGAGTTTGAAGCCGGATTGAAGACTTTCAGGTTCGTCGATAGATTTGCCTTGGATGATTGAGAGAATCTGCCTATGGCTGGCTTGAAAGATGTATCTTAATCTTAGCTCTTGTTCAATTAgtaatataaaacaaatgTTCATAATAACTGTAAGAAAAAAACGTAGTGTTTTGGCTCAATAAAATTTGTATGTCTAGAAATCTGATATTTCTGAACTACTTTTTTGACGAAATTGACCATGAATTCGATCGTCACTTAAATCTATCTTCTCACAACATGTATGATGTTAtggaatatattatacttgATTGTAATTTAATTCAAGAGACAAAACGAGATTCAAGGGTAAAATTTCAATGCCCAGGATCAAATATTACCTTGTGTACCTGCATTTTATTGAAGATATCATATCCTTCGACTACTTCACTCAAGGGCATGATTTTGTCAGTCATGAAACTGTATTTTGTCAGAATTCTACTTAGAAAGTTTCAAGATCGTATTGGAGGAACTTACTCCAGTTTATGTTGGTTCTTTCTGAGAACCTCCATAGCTTGCGGGAAAACACTTCGGACAGGACATCGTCCAAATTGTGATTTCACGTTCTTCCCATAAGCCTCCATGC
The sequence above is drawn from the Botrytis cinerea B05.10 chromosome 11, complete sequence genome and encodes:
- the Bccat2 gene encoding Bccat2, with the translated sequence MYLATVLSLVGLVTAQCPYGMDKQPQKREPKDSQTSSSNFLDQFTLNDTNTYFTTDAGGPIQEDTSLKAGARGPTLLEDFIFRQKIQHFDHERVPERAVHARGAGAHGIFTSYGNYSNITAASFLNQEGKETPVFVRFSTVAGSRGSADTARDVHGFATRFYTDEGNFDIVGNNIPVFFIQDAILFPDLIHAVKPSPDNEIPQAATAHDSAWDFFSQQPSSLHTLFWAMAGNGIPRSFRHMDGFGIHTFRLVTDSGTSKLVKWHWKSKQGKASLVWEEAQVLAGKNADFHRKDLWDAIESGNGPEWELGIQIVEEEDVLKFGFDLLDPTKILPEELVPVQKIGVMRLNANPRNYFAETEQVMFQPGHIVRGIDFTDDPLLQGRIFSYLDTQLNRHGGPNFEQLPINRPIVPVHNNNRDGAAQQYIPLNTAAYSPNTLNDAAPKQANQTVGRGFFTAPGRTVSGHLVREVSSTFSDVWSQPRLFYNSLIPVEQQFLINAIRFETSQLTSSVVKSNVLIQLNRVSHDLAARVASVLNLPVPEADNTYYNDNKTSSITIFGNELPTIATLNVGVLVSVKNNATLTQAANLATSFSTSGVNVKVIGEILTNGVDATYSASDATLFDGIIVTDGAENLFTNGSKSTYFPADRPRQILLDAYNWGKPVGTLGNARTSLNVASISTKPGVYSNSTSVSGLVKEFEAGLKTFRFVDRFALDD